In Candidatus Dependentiae bacterium, the following proteins share a genomic window:
- a CDS encoding heavy-metal-associated domain-containing protein, with amino-acid sequence MKFYKALILFALFFTSLSSEILEVKVGIDGMVCTACISTIKRALLDKLSELKKVKKIDLKTGTVELTLKKGNKLSRSQLQEKLNVAIGKSTYKFRDLEIEKRSDDVEESKGDEGQDNDEDGGEE; translated from the coding sequence ATGAAATTCTATAAAGCTTTAATTTTATTTGCTTTATTTTTTACCTCTCTTTCTTCGGAGATTCTTGAGGTAAAAGTAGGGATTGATGGGATGGTTTGTACTGCATGTATTTCAACGATTAAACGAGCTCTTTTGGATAAACTTTCTGAGTTGAAAAAAGTTAAGAAAATTGATTTAAAGACGGGGACCGTTGAGCTCACTCTTAAGAAGGGTAATAAGCTCTCACGATCTCAATTACAAGAAAAACTTAATGTAGCGATAGGAAAATCGACCTACAAATTTCGAGATCTTGAAATTGAAAAAAGATCGGATGATGTTGAAGAAAGTAAGGGTGATGAAGGTCAAGATAATGATGAAGACGGCGGTGAGGAGTAA